The region AAAGCGAAAGATATTGTTTATTGTATATTGCTTTATCGGCCTAAGAGAAAGGGAAATAGGAACGGGCTTTCAAAGCTTAGGAGGTCAGGATTCAGAATACGAGGCGATATAAAACGAATACAGACCACAATGTTGTCTCCTCACAATGCAGCTGTAGCCGCACTGTCCCGGAAAGAACTACGATAGCACCGAGAGCTTATATTATTACAGCCTAGGAGGCTGGGGTGTGTATGGTGACAGATTGGTGCCAAATTAAGGCACAACTTGTATCGCCCTCCTTGctaattgcaaataaaaaaaataaaaataaaaacgattGGGCTACTGGTGGAACTTATTGATGcataaaatgaatataaaaaaatctataggctatggaaaaaaacaatttaaaaatatcaataattTTAGAATCGATCTATAGGATAAAACAATCAAGAAAATCTAAAAAATCCTCTTAAAAGAGCAGGGATAATATGCTAGCACGAGTTATTGTTGTAACTGCGACGACATCACTTTAGAAGTTTAATGCACTTTGCAAGCACTACAGCGCGTAGAAGACCCAATGCGTGCAACACGAGCTAGTGCGCAGAGCTGAAACCGGGCGAAACTTTCTGTTTGCAACGGCAGTTGAAAAGCATGagctgaaatgtttgtgtttGGGCTATTAAAAACAATGGTGTCAAGAGGGTGACACCGATGTAAACTGCAGTACTTACAGTGACGGGGACTGAGCAGATTATAAAGATGAAGGTCATGAGCGCCAGCAGGACTAGGTGGTCGAGCTCCTCGGCGTGGCCGTTGTGGGCACCCTGGTTCTCGGCTCTCTCAAAAGAGCCGCGCCGTATTTTCTGTTTGCGGGACAGTTTATACATCTTCAGGAGGCTGATCATCACCGAGAGGTTGAACGCCACGATCAAGAGGATGAGCAGCCCCGTCAGTGTTCCGAACAGCACCGAGTACACGTGATGCGGCCGGTTCATGTCGATGTAGCACCAGGTACGCGGGAAATAGGATTTGTACCTGCCGAACTCACTTCCAAGGATCAGCGGCAAGGCGCAGAACAGCAGGCAGAACAAGTAGATGAACGGGAACATCAGAAGCGCCTTCCTGCGGTTTACATGCCGCTGGTAAAAATAGGGGTGCCCGATGGAGAGCCAGCACTCCACAGCCATTGCAAGCAGGATGAACATTGAACACAAGCCGAAGAAAACCATGAGCGCGCCGAACGCGTTGCACTGCATGCCTTCACCCACGGGCTGCCTTGTACTGTAACAGACCAGGACCATGGGGCTGATCACCAGCTTCCCCAGCAAGTCGGTCCAGACTAAGCCGGTGACCAGCACGTAGAAGACGGAGACGCGGTTGCTATTGTGTTTGTGCAGGTATAAGATGCACAAGGCGATGACGTTGCCCGTCACCCCCAGGGCGAACAGCACTGCGCTGGGGACCACGCTGTTGTTTTCATCGATCGATGTCAGATTTGGACTTGGTACCGAAGAACTGGACACGTTCATCCCCCTCCAGAAAGTGCTGCGCTCACAGCTTCACAGCTCTTTCTGCACTCAGTCCAGGCTGTGGATACCCTATACCTGCTCACACAGGCAGGCTTTAGGGAGAAAAAGTGGCTATTCTActcctgagttttttttctgattatcgCTGTGTTTCTGCTCATATGATGTTCTTCTATGAGGGCTCTGAAACGCGGATCACCTGTCCAGAGCTTTTTGCGCCGAGCCGCTCTCTGCTCACCCGGAACGGTGTCAGACTGCAGGCAGTTTGAGGCGGCTATGACGAGTGGAAGGTCTGGGCTGTGCTTGTCTGCGTGTGACAGCAGTGAGACGCGGTGGGTATAGCGAGGCTGCACGAATGTATTCAACAGGACATTCTGAAACAAGTTGGCAGATAAACAGAGTTCACGAAATCACGAGTCAATATCAGTGTTTTCGGTGTAGAAGAAGTTTAGTCAAATCAGCCTTAGGGGTGTggctattttttaaacaaatattgcgctacatattttaaacacacaaagtTCAAATGAGCACTAAAATGAATGTAGCATGCGTTTAGTTTGCAgtgtttatagatagatagatagatagatggacagacagacagacagacagatagatatagacaaacagacagacagatctatagatacagacagatatataaatagatagatacttttttacttttataaaaaaataaacatttattgagTAGACAAAACAGTCAAAAACAGACTGtgaacatttacattacattattttacgagaaaacacaaaaaacaaacagtcatttCAATATTTATACAGAGTtcttttgcatcatcctatacgTCACAGAGCGCTCCATTCACACGCCACaacatttcaaaactgaacaAGTCATGCATCATCTTATAAAACTTGAATTAAAAAGTTATGCGAGTAACTACCAATATCCTACATAATTTTACCAGGTCCTGATGAACATTTTTGATTTGGCTTTTTCTACTTTTAAGGAAGGCTAATTTTGCCTGCCCTGAAATGGAATTTGCCAGTTGAATCAAATGCTTCCGGTTTCTTGTAAATttgacaccaaaaataaaaacagtctttgTAAAAGTTAAGttcaaatttgaaaaaatgttgtttaaaaagttgAATAAAGGGTCCAGTCTTTTCCAGTCCATGTAGCAGTGGAAGACAGCCTCTCTCTCCTTGCATTAGGGGCAATGATCAGTCAGCTCGGGATTTATAATGCTTACCAATGCATTAAGAGCCAAGATTGTATGCAGGAGTCGCCATTGCAAATCCCCTGATCTTTTATTAAGAGGAGGTTTATATAAAGTCCTCCAGGCTGGCTTATCCTCCTCTCCTGCTCCCAGCCGTTCCCTCCAATAGGTATCTGGAAGTACTTCAAGTAGTTTCTGCTGTTTAACTTTTACACAAATTTCATAGACTTTTTTACCCTCTACTAAATTTAACTGAAGtttacacttttaaaatcttGCCATTGTCTTCACCAAAATGACTTATCTCAGGGGAGATTAGCAAAGACTGAAACTGAGTTTGCTGAGGCATTCGACATTCATCAGAAACACTCCCCAGTGCCTCTGGCCACTCCAGAGACAGCTTCACACAGCTGTGCCAGACACAGAGCTGCCACACGCACAGACCGCATGGCCAGAGCACCGGCCACACATTCAGGGCTTTTCCAGAcacactgctctgtgtctctcagaTCACAAATCTTTACTATTTTAGCCCTTATGAGAGAATCGCTAAAAGATTCTGAACTATTAAAAGAAGTATTAAGGTGTGGATTAAACACTAAAGGAAAAAATTTCCTCAGAGCCTGAATCCTAAAGGCAGCCAGCCTACACTCAGTATTCATAAGACCTTGTCCACCCTCTTCTAGTGGTAgatacaacacacactgctctagCCAATAACACCCATTCCAAAAAAACTCTAAGAGCAGAGACTGAATATGTTTAATGAAGAATTGTGGAGGTTCCACACAGATCAATTTATGCCAGAGACTGGAGGCaaccaaattatttaaaaccaGAACTCTTCCTCTGAAAGACATTTGTGGAAGAAGCCACCACCACCTCAGCAAGCGACCGTTTGCTTTTTCTAGAACCCCATCCCAGTTTAACTGTTCTGCTTTCTCATTGCCTGAAAAGACCCCCAGATATTTAAACCCATTCTGGCTCTATTCTAGTCTGTCTGGTAAAACCAGGGATCTACACCCTTGTCCCTCCCAGATGaccacagcactgcttttacTCCAATTAACACGCGCTGATGAGactttttcaaatacttttgCTTCTCAGTTAAGGCCTTTACATCTTCTTGATTGCAAATGAGCACAACTTTATCATCCATAGGCAGAGACTGGGTATTACAACCTGGAACAGACAAgcctgttaaaacattttttagtttaCATAGTAGTGGGGTAACCGGGAATCTACACAAAAGCCTTTTGTAGCTGCGTTTGGTTGTTCCTGTATATTTCTCGGAATGAGTGTTCCCGTTTACCGAACTGATTCTACAGCAGTTATATCCGACTGAACTTCAGATAACGGATCCACCGCAAGAAGATTTGAATTTCAGCCTTAGGTTGTGGCGTCACCTTGTGGACGTTTTATTACAAAGTTTTAAATACAGCAAGCGCGTCACTAAGCACGTTCCGCATGCTATGCGTCAGATTCTGGGACGCCCCTAGTCTAGGTTCTGTTTGGTTCGCATTGGTTTCCATACTGAAAACATGAAATGTTGCAACAAACAAAGTCTCAGATAATAAGTCAGGTGCACCTTCTGAAGCATTCATTTGAACTTACTCATGCTTCTGAGGACTATAATTTCTGTTATAACGCCACGAAGCAGGGACATAtgtgttacagtatatttttatacgaaatatacagaaataacacaaaggctcaaaagcatttttttaaaactttatcgACTAGAAGTGGAACGTCATACAGGGTGCGCTTTTCCATCGTTATCGTGCTAGAGACAGAACCGGTATATAATACATCATGCCAGCAGAGGGCGGTGTCGCCCCATATACTGCGCGGCTGGAAATCACATCTTTCTTTAAGGAACGataaataccattttaaaagGGACTGTCTgaagtggatgtttttttttttttgttttttttttttaaagtacagtatttgaaACAAGAAGCACTAACATTAGAAAGCGGAGTATTTCCACGCGGATTCTTCTTCTCcttgttaatgttattatatttagtTGTATTAGTGATAATTAGTACATGTTCGGTATGGGAATGGTTCTCTGCAGAACACAAGCAGAATTCCAGTTCCAGAGAAGACGCGAAGGTTCTAGACTAATGACATCTGAATACTTCGCAATCGTCCCAACTAAAACAAACGGGCTGCATCACACGCGTATATCTGCGCTGGTTTAGATAGTGTGCGCAGTGGCACGTAGCTTAACAGCAGTATTCCTGCCACGCCCGTTATATTCTTCTCTGTGGTATTAATGAGCGTGTAAAAGACAAACACACTGGACTGGAGGTCGCCTCCGTGCAGTAGTGCTTCACGGCGGGCATGTATTGTACAACACGATATCCACTAGAGTTATTACATTATGAGTCAGTAAAACAGTGTGTCTGTCCCTCCATTGAGGAAGAGTCCGGAGCCGGAGTCCCGCTGCTCTGAAAACTCCCAGCTGAGACACAGCGGCGGGGGGTTCACCTCTCACATCCCCCCAAAGCCGTAGGGGGTAACCCCGGTTGGAGTAAAGCCTTTTGAGCGACGTGTTTTGTCCCCACTAAAGAAaagtggaattgaaaaaaagCAGAGAGAAAAACAAGGGGcgtaaatggaagctgagtaaaagtataGAAGAGATCTAGGAAGCCCGGTCTTGCACAGAGTTattaatgcatggaatagccgagCAGATGAAGCAGTCGCATCTGAAACACGGGGAACGTTTCCAATAACACTCGCTTCCGTGCTGTTAAATGAGAATGCTGTGCTAACGAGGGACGAGACTtgacgggccgaatggccttttctcgttcccagACAGTTTTTCTAGGATATCGAGTCACCGTGTTCCCCTGGGAAATGAGAGGGACTGTGTTGGTGTGTCGATCTGGAGGATGCCTCTGCAGCTTCAGTATAAGGGATAcagagctgctgtgtgtgtgaacgACACGGGCTGTGGGCTACAAGGTACAGTCAGAGGCTTCCTGTCGAAAAGCACCGTTCATTTGAACAGGCTGCTCATTTCACACGTGTAGCATCTTAAAGGCGTGGAATCAATCTATCGATCTACCAACGTAGCTGTCGATCATTTTTGCAAGAATACATAACCGtttttttgtgagtgtgtgtgtgtgttagtgtgtgtatgtctctgtgtgtgtgtgtgtctgtgtgtgtgttgtgtgtgtgtgtgtgtgtgtgtgtgtgtgtgtgtgtgtgtgtgtgtgtgtgttagtgtgtgtatgtctctgtgtgttagtttgtctatgtgtgtgtttgtgtgtgtgtgtgtgtgtgtgtgtatctgtgtgttagtgtgtgtgtgtgtgtgtttgtgtgtgtgtgtttgtgtgtgtgtgtgtgtgtgtgtgtgtgtgtgtgtgtgtgtgtgtttgtttgtgtgtgtgtgtgtgtgtgtgtgtgtgtgtgtgtgtgtgtgtgttgtgtgtgtgtgtgtgtgtgtgtgtgtgtgtatgtctctgtgtgttgtgtgtgtctgtgtgtgtgtgtttgtgtgtgtgtgtttgtgtgtgtgtgtctgtgtgtgtgtgtttgtgtgtgtgtggtgtgtgtgtgtgtgtgtgttagtgtgtgtatgtctgtgtgtgtgtgtgtgtgtgtgtgtgtttgtgtgtgtgtgtgtgtgtgttagtttgtgtgtgtgtgtgtgtgtgtgtgttagtgtgtgtgtgtgtgtgtttgtgtgtgtttgtgtgtgtgtgtgtgtgtgtgtgtgtgtgtgtgtgtgtgtgtgtgtgtctctgtgtgtgtgtgtttgtgtgtgtgtgtgtgtgttgtgtgtgtgtgtgtgtgtgttgtaatagtgtgtgttgtgtcacactctgtgtgtttagtttgtctacagtgctgtgtgtgtttgtccgtGTGTGTGTTATGTCAGCAATGTGTTAGTGCTGTGTCCTCACACAAtccttgtgtacattttttgtcaTCACTACAGTCACACACAATCAACACATTTtgtctgtgttgtctgtgtgtgtgtttgtgtgtgtgtgtgtgtgtgtgtgtgtgtgtttgtgtgtgtgtgtgtgtttgtgtgtgtttgtgtgtgtgtgttgtgtgtgtgtgtgtgttgtgtgtgtgtgtgtgtgtgtgtgtgtttgtgtgtgtgtgtgtgtgtgtgtgtatttgtgtgtgtgtgtgtgtgtgtgtgtgtgtgtgtgtgtgtgtgtgttagtgtgtgtatgtctctgtgtgttagtttgtctatgtgtgtgtgttgtgtgtgtgtgttagtgtgtgtgtgtttgtgggtgttgtgagtgtgtctgtgtgtgtgtgtatgtgtgtgtgttggtctgcACAATCAGTCAATCAGTTGTTACACAATCACAGTGTGTGACACACAATCAAACAGACAAacaccattgtgtgtgtgtgtgtgttagtgtgtgtgtgtgtgtgtgtgtgtttgtgtgtgtgtgtttgtgtgtgtgtgtgtgtgtgtgtttgtgtgtgtgtgtgtgtgtgtgtgtgtgtttgtgtgtgtgtgttgtgttgtgtgtgtgtgtgtttgtgtgtctctgtgtgtgtgtgtgtgtgtgtgttgtgtgtgcgtgtgtgtgtgtgtgtgtgtgtttgtgtgtgtgtgtgtgtgtgtgtgtgtttagtgtgttagtgtaatcacacacacacaatgtgtgtgtgtgtacgtgtgtaaTGTCTCtgtgtgttagtttgtttgtCATCGTTCAGTAGCGTCATCATCATAGTCCGGTGTTATCATCAGCATACAGTCAGTAACATGTGTCATCACGCAAACAGTCTGTGTGTtatagtagtagtatagtagtcGCAGATCAGTCAGTGTcacatcatcagcatcatcatcatcactattATTTGTAGtcatgtattattgttattattatttgtattagtagtagcagtagtagtagcagtatgtgtagcagtagcagtagcagtagcagtagtagtagtagtagcagtagtagtagtagtagcagtagtagtagtagtagtagtagtagtagtagtagtagtagtagtagtagtagtagtagcagtagtagtagcagtagtagtagtagcagaagtagcagtagtagcagcagtagtagtaccTTCAGTCATCATAGCGTATCATCATATTAATCATCAGTTAGCATAGTAATCATCAGTATCAGTAGTAGCATCGTCATAGTATCATCAGTCAGCAGTAGCAGTATCATCGTCATAGTAGCAGTATCGTATCATCAGTCAGTCAGCagtcagtagtagtagtatcatcAGTCAGTAGTaggtagcagtagtagtagcagtagtagtagtagtagtagtagtagtagcagtagtagcagtag is a window of Polyodon spathula isolate WHYD16114869_AA chromosome 12, ASM1765450v1, whole genome shotgun sequence DNA encoding:
- the LOC121323889 gene encoding prostaglandin D2 receptor-like, with the protein product MNVSSSSVPSPNLTSIDENNSVVPSAVLFALGVTGNVIALCILYLHKHNSNRVSVFYVLVTGLVWTDLLGKLVISPMVLVCYSTRQPVGEGMQCNAFGALMVFFGLCSMFILLAMAVECWLSIGHPYFYQRHVNRRKALLMFPFIYLFCLLFCALPLILGSEFGRYKSYFPRTWCYIDMNRPHHVYSVLFGTLTGLLILLIVAFNLSVMISLLKMYKLSRKQKIRRGSFERAENQGAHNGHAEELDHLVLLALMTFIFIICSVPVTVRTYIGAFSQASEDNEAKDLMALRFLSVNSIVDPWVFIIFRTSLFRMMVHKLYDKLCHTTLNG